From Miscanthus floridulus cultivar M001 chromosome 15, ASM1932011v1, whole genome shotgun sequence, the proteins below share one genomic window:
- the LOC136508788 gene encoding 4-hydroxy-7-methoxy-3-oxo-3,4-dihydro-2H-1,4-benzoxazin-2-yl glucoside beta-D-glucosidase 2, chloroplastic-like, with the protein MALLLAASAMNHTAHQGLRSHIGPNNETSSRHLSSSSQNSRKRRSDLSLRSRAQRISSQLGSQKLHPWEIPRRDWFPPNFLFGAATSAYQIEGAWNEDEKGPSTWDHFCHNFPEWIVDRSNGDVAADSYHMYAEDVRLLKEMGMDAYRFSISWPRILPKGTLDGGINNKGIEYYNKLIDLLLENGIEPYVTLFHWDTPQALVDAYGGFLDERIIKDYTDFAKVCFKNFGKKVKNWLTFNEPETFCSVSYGTGVLAPGRCSPGLSCAVPTGNSLTEPYIVAHNLLRAHAEAVDLYNKYHKGADGRIGLALNVFGRVPYTNTFLDQQAQERSMDNCLGWFLEPVVRGDYPFSMRASARDRVPYFKEKEKEKLVGSYDMIGINYYTSTFSKHIDISPKYSPLLNTDDAYAKQETIGPDGNAIGPPTGNAWINMYPKGLHDILMIMKNKYGNPPIYITENGMGDIDKGDVPKPVALEDHTRLDFIQRHLSVVKQSIDLGADVRGYFAWSLLDNFEWSSGYTERFGLVYVDRENGCERTMKRSARWLQDFNGAAKTVPQNNKILLTPAA; encoded by the exons ATGGCTCTACTTCTTGCCGCTTCTGCCATGAATCACACTGCCCATCAAGGCCTTAGAAGCCATATAGGACCAAATAACGAGACTTCCTCACGGCACCTTTCTTCTTCATCACAAAATAGTAGGAAGCGAAGGTCTGACCTTAGCCTTAGGTCACGAGCTCAAAGGATAAGCAGTCAGCTTGGAAGCCAAAAGCTACACCCCTGGGAAATCCCTAGAAGGGACTGGTTCCCCCCTAACTTTCTCTTCGGTGCCGCCACTTCAGCATACCAA ATTGAAGGTGCTTGGAATGAAGATGAAAAGGGGCCAAGCACTTGGGATCACTTCTGCCACAACTTTCCGG AATGGATAGTGGACAGGAGCAATGGGGATGTTGCAGCGGATTCCTACCATATGTACGCT GAGGATGTCCGGTTGCTGAAGGAAATGGGCATGGACGCCTATAGGTTCTCCATCTCCTGGCCCAGAATACTGCCGA AGGGAACGCTCGATGGAGGCATTAACAACAAAGGCATTGAGTACTACAACAAGTTGATCGACTTGTTGCTAGAGAACG GCATAGAGCCATATGTAACACTTTTCCACTGGGACACGCCTCAAGCTCTGGTAGACGCGTATGGCGGCTTCTTAGATGAGAGGATTAT AAAAGATTACACAGACTTCGCTAAAGTGTGCTTTAAAAACTTCGGTAAGAAGGTGAAGAACTGGTTGACCTTTAACGAGCCGGAGACATTTTGTTCCGTTTCCTACGGAACTGGAGTCCTTGCCCCAGGGCGGTGCTCACCAGGACTAAGTTGTGCCGTCCCAACTGGAAACTCACTCACCGAGCCATACATTGTTGCCCACAACCTTCTCCGAGCTCATGCTGAGGCTGTTGATCTTTACAACAAGTATCACAAG GGTGCGGACGGCCGCATAGGGCTTGCGTTAAATGTATTTGGTCGTGTGCCATACACAAATACGTTTCTCGATCAACAGGCCCAAGAAAGGTCCATGGACAACTGCCTAGGATGGTTCTTGGAGCCTGTGGTTCGTGGTGACTACCCCTTCTCCATGAGAGCGTCGGCAAGGGATCGGGTACCCTActtcaaagaaaaagagaaagagaagctaGTGGGTTCCTATGACATGATCGGGATAAACTACTACACCTCAACGTTCTCCAAGCACATCGACATCTCACCAAAATACTCGCCATTACTCAACACCGACGACGCCTATGCCAAACAAGAAA CCATAGGGCCTGACGGGAATGCTATTGGTCCTCCT ACTGGAAATGCATGGATCAATATGTACCCTAAAGGCCTACACGATATCCTTATGATCATGAAGAACAAGTACGGAAACCCACCCATCTACATCACTGAGAACG GGATGGGGGACATTGACAAGGGCGATGTACCCAAACCAGTTGCCTTGGAAGACCACACAAGGCTAGATTTCATCCAGCGCCACCTCTCTGTTGTTAAACAATCTATAGA CTTGGGAGCAGACGTGCGCGGCTACTTCGCGTGGTCTCTGCTGGACAACTTCGAATGGTCCAGCGGCTACACCGAACGTTTCGGGCTCGTCTACGTCGACCGTGAGAATGGCTGCGAGCGCACCATGAAGCGATCAGCCAGGTGGTTGCAAGACTTCAACGGAGCTGCCAAGACGGTTCCTCAAAATAATAAGATTCTTCTTACGCCTGCAGCTTAA